The nucleotide sequence ttagaaaatgCCCATATATCATTTCAGGGAGTTCACAAACTTTCTGGAACCAGACACAAGTTCCCCAGATAAAAATTCCTGCTCTGAAGTATATGACTTTTCTCTCTTGTCTTAGAATGAAGTGAGTAGAATCTGTGACATAAGTATAGCtttctctgggtctttgtttcATTCCTAAGGGTTTTGCCATTCCCTCTATACTTTAGGTTAAGGGTAGAATTTTCTTTCAAATCTCTCCCTTTTGTGCCTCTTATGTTTAGTCTATCACCAAATACTGATGAGTATTCCTCCAAAATGTCTGTCTCTCCCCCATGTATTCATGTGGCCTTTACCCTCACCACTTATTATAATGGACTCAGTCTGCTTGCCTCCTGTCTGCCCTTTCCATTTTCCTAGGACATTATTTTCATCAAGTAATGTTCTCAGTGATGTGCTCCCCTATGGTCACGCTCTACATGTGTCATATTTATTCAAAAGACACACTTCTAGGCAGAACACTTCTGTATCATAATATGCTTTTGCTAAATCGGTAACTCTGCTCATGATGAGCTCTCAGTTATGCCAGAGCGTATATATTTTACCTGATACAGGCCTGTACTTCTTGACCATCTCCGAGAAACTAGGGCTGACAAGAAGAGACTTCGGAAAGCCTTAAGAGAATTTGAGGAAcagttttttaaacaaacaggAAGGTAAGTGTGGGCAGAGATATTTTTTAAGCTAATATTTCCTAGAGAACTGCTGTTAAGAGTGAGCTGTAATTTTTTCAGGAACAGTGACTTTATATAAGACATAAATAATTTCCAAAGTGACTTAGACCCAGGATTTGTCTAATGCAACATTTGGGTAGTATCATTATTGGGTATGTTTTATGGGAGGCTGTAACTATCAAGTATGAGACagcaaagctttaaaaaataaaagatcaactCCCCAAATCCCTAACTTTGCATAATAAATCTCATTACAATTGAATGTAcctaaacctttaaaaaaaactataatatttAATGTTTCATCCCATATAACTTCTTTGTTCTTGGTTACTTAGTTCTACAGGTTACTCCCTACTTTATTAAATAATTCTTcatttgctttaaatatattctttaagcTTCAGGATCTGcccttaattattttatttcaggatTTGGTCAAGAGTTCATTCCTATTCTTTCTATCCCTTAAATAAATGTTTAGctatatcctctctttttctgtgtcaacCCAGTCTCACTATGCACTCCATTAGTTTCTTCTAAATTTTGGTGTATTGtgaacaaaattatatatttgcatatatataaaatcatgagaAAAGGATTATTAATCTAGTTCTGGAAGAGACAGAGACAAGCCAATTAGCTATCCTGAGCCTGTTTCCACAGTTGGAAGAGGAAATACTTAGAGTTCCTGGGATAACTTTGGGAAGCTATAGTTGTCGTGTGGAAcgtcagtctttaaaaaaattttaaagggtgTAACTTTGCCAAAGTCACGGAGTTATTAGGGTGGCAGAGGTAGGAGTCTGTGATACACTGGCTCCTCAGTATTCTTCTCCATCTAGGTATCTGCCTTTCTTGAATCGCTTTGATTTCAGCAGCCTGAGGGCTGCCCTGATGGAGAAGAGACTGTTTTCTAAAAGCATCCTGAAAGTTTGGTCTACTCACCTCTTAGTCAGTAACTTTCTATTTCAGTCCTCCAGGGCTGTTCACTAGGACTGGACCTCTCAAACATTTTGCATTTAGCAAGTACAGATGTAACCCACCTAGTTTTCTAGTGGAATCTTCAAGTTGACTGTTATAAGTCCAAGTTACTTACCTTTCTGCTGATGTTATCTAGTGAGAAATGTTACACAGTTGTTAAATTtagaatataaaacataatttgttttctttttccatttccattttttcctttacaaaattTCCATacaacttttacattttttttaacctatctgAACCCAGAAATTTAAAGAGTTTGAGAACTTCCCAGTATGTTAACTAGTCCTGCCAAATGGGTCTGCAATGGAACTTGGCATGCCTTTGATATACAGGGAAGTTAGTTATGTTATGTGTATGGCATTCTAATGCACCAGTGAGTCCTAAACTCACTTCAGATATGCCTAATACTTGATTGAGGTTATATGCCCTCTTGTGGTAATACACTTAAACTAAATGCAGAAGTAGTGCTATATTACAAGTAAAATCAAATGGTTGAATGGCTAGGAAATATGGATCttgttttcctaaaatatttcattGGGAAGGGTTAACTGTACATAGCTAAAATAACCAGGCAAATGGATTACTAAAAATTTTAAGGTACTATAAGTGTTCTTGGTAATATTCATCATGTGAGAAGCATAATTATCTAGATATGACATTAACAGTTatgagccaggaactgtgctaaacACTTCAGTATGTTTTATATAATGAGAAAACTGCTTAAGGAAATACTTAGCAAAAATTTTCACTCTAGCCAATGAACTCTTGTTTATTAGCTAAAATGGAGTATGAAGGACCAGGGACAATTGCATAATAGCTTATACTATTTCCCTataaattagaacatttcttcACTTAGATATGTTAACACAAATTAAGGTGGTATTTAGACACCCAGTTGATAAGTTTGGCTCAGAATACTGAAGGGAGGCAAAGCAATTATGTTAAATAATTGAGACAGCATTTAAGAGGAACCGTGTCCAAAGATTTGTGTGCTGTTCTGAGTTCTGAACTAGAAATTTCAGGGCAGTATATGTAGTGTTAAAACATAAGTAGGTAACTGCATTCATAGGGAATCTTTATAGATTAGCTGTTCTTTTATTTGGAAGTAATATAAATGTATCTTTATCAGTACTGGGAAAAGAGAAGGGGTGTAGGTAAAATATTAAGTGTTTTCAGCCATACTAATACTGGAGAGTATCTGTATTTATATTCAGTGGCAATTGTGGTGACCTCACCTGTGTACCCACCCCTTGTATTTCAAAGTCATggttggaaatattttaaaagcagttgGCCATCTTAACAAAGGAGGAAAGACCCTTCTGAGATCCTGAAGTAACTACTTTCCTTTAGAAAACATATCCTGGCGATGTATTTTTCTGGGAAGGCAATGGTTTTAACTCCAGATGCTATccaattattcttcaaaataagTGTCAAGAACATCTGGTAGTTAGAAgtcatatgtataaaaatatgtgCATCATATGCCTAGTCTTAGTACAAATAGTGTGCAAAGAGGACCACTGAAATTTAGActcaaattccttaaaaaaacttcTCAGTGATTCTTCTACTATACATTAGCAGAGTTAGGTATTATAATTACAGGAAAACTTAGAAATATTTCATGTTTGTAAGGTTAACTACTTAGTTTCTTCTCCTATTACCATAAATTTATAAGTTATTTCTGTTAATGTAATTTCTGTTGTATctttaagttaatattttaaaatgcaactaTCACTGTAAGGGCTGAACATTCTACACAGGCATGGATCATGGGAGAATGACTAGATAAGAATGCCTTGAGGGCTCTGGTTTTTATTTCCCTCGGAACTTTTCACTTGCCCCAACGTTATATGTTTATGCGCTGGATATATTTgcaaaacacttaaaatatttaacttctcaGAGTACTGTTACATTGAAACCTAGTAACATGTGGAAGAGGGAGTGAATGAAggtaaaaggaagggaaaaaaagacatgatgAAAAAATCAAGTGGAAACTGCTACCCTGTACTTTTCTCATGTAAGAGTTAGAAAAGGATTTTTAATGACTTGGTTCATTATTAACTAATGGacgatattttcttttttgcagaagTCCACAAAAGGAAGATAGGATACCAATGGCAGATGAGTACTACGAATACAAGCATATAAAAGCCAAACTGAGACTATTAGAGGTCCTCATCAGCAAGCAAGATGTGGCCAAAACTATTTGAGGTTCAGGAAATGTTTGTGATCACTTTGACCCAAGATAAGTCAAGTTTATTTTCCTCTGCCGTTCTTGCTAAGTAGTTATGACAAATGAAAATTGAAGCACTTTAGTGTATTAGCTGTTTTTAAGAATGGATGGCAAGTGTAATTATAAATGAGTAGAAGGGATTAAAAAGGGAAGAGATACAACAAGGAACAgtataattggaaaataaaattcagtcttCTCCAGGCCAGGGAGAAAATGCACAGTCaatataattatttcagaaaacatCTATTTTATCAAATCTAAATAACACAAAGCATCCACCTGTTAAATGGGCTACTGGTTAAGAAAGTCTACTTAGTGTCCAAAGATTGCTTATATTGACATATGGAAAagagcataattttaaaaaatcagtaagaggaagaaaagaaactttattttatgtAGGAAGGAATACAGCTAGTAAGAATGTAATTTATTTGAAACTTCTAATAGATTTTTAAGtgataaaaaaaatctactaCCTTGTTCCTTAAATCTGCTAGGCTTTCAGCACCCTAAAATATACGAGAATGTGTcactgataattttttatttctatataaaaatagCACATTATTTTATCTGttacttaaaattttacatttctgattACCAAAGTTCATTCTGATAGCATGTACTTTGTGAATTATCTTTGTCTCTATAACAgatgtttatattaaaataaaatattatattaaaatttgaaaataggtATTTTGGATAGATGTGTCTGTAGTATATAATCTAATGTGATCATAGTTATGATTGCTAATCTTTGTTTACTATAAGATTATATAACTATTTTTccattggaaattttttttttaatgttccaagGTCTATACTTTGTGAAGTCAAAAAACTTTCCCATGAACTATATAGTTGTTCTCCATTCTGTATAAAATGAAAGGTTTAGAAATTGTTGCTATGACACCTTGGGAAAGAAGCCAGGATATTTTATTTGCTTCATCCACTTTAGCGTGTGCAGTTTTGTACTAAACCAATCACCTGtttattacttttgcttttgtaaaaCTAAGTAAGAGGTCTACATTTTCTCTTGTACCAACcatgtttatatttctcttttctgtaatGTTTAAGCATGGTGTTGAACACATTCACACTTTCACATAGTTTGGATGGGAAGAATATTGACTATTTCTGAAGCAGACTATTTCAGAGGCTTgttgttttctctgtatttaccTGATATTTTATAAATCAGAATAATGTCCTTCATAAATTTGTTTAATTAAAGTCATCTACTTGTAACAGAACAGATACACAACTATTTGAGGTTTACAAACTACATCTTTGATAAGGGAAATGGTTTCGTGACATGTATACAATTGCTATTAAAATGTAACTCTATATATTCTAtaagattgtaaatattttatacaatacaaataaaatatttttctattatatttattatgttgaaacACAGTAGTTGTTTCCTGTTAgctaatataaataacataaataacacTGTCAAACAACAAGTTGGAAGTGCTGACAATTCTAGGCTTCAAGATTTAATTCATGCTGCAATTACACCCTTTCATGCGGTTTGGAATAATCCCAATATTTGCTCAGTAGATTAAAATGAGTGCATATTTAAACACCATTTATAAGCcattattttccattactttGTATTTTGCTAAAGCAGTTTATATAATTGGTTATGTTTGgcataaaggaaaaattaaaacattgcaGCATCTAGGCAACAGAGTGTCAGAAGGACAACTTAGGATATTTCGGCATtgaaaggagggggaagggtagggaaTAGGAAACACTAAAACAGCTCTGAATGAAATTTGATAAGTGGCAGTTTGCTTTTGGTGAGAGCGGCATGTGCATGCTTCAGTGGAAGACATCTGGTGATGAAAATGGACAACAGAGGATCAGTGCTCCTAAGGGAAGAAAGGGGACTAAGAAAAGTGGGCATTAACGTCCAACACTAATATTACAGGTTTTGCAGCTGGGATCTTTCTTTGCATTTGCAGTAGATAAACTCATAAGCTGATGACCAGTGATTTCTGCCACAGTGCCTAGAGAAAGATCCACAGGGTCAGTGTAAATGACTTCTAAAATGACATCCTGGGCATGGTGGTAAACCAGCATCCCATCTTCTTCTCTGCAGGTCAAAAATTTATTATCCTTGGAATTTAGTTGAGGAAGGCGCTGCTTACAAAATTCATCTCCTGGTGATCCCACAGGGGCAATGACAAGAATCACATAATGATAAGCAGTGTACATACAGTAGAAGTCCCCAAAGTATAAGTTAGTATTGGGGTTAAAAAGTTTTTCTGCTGTAATCTCAAACCTGTATCTTCCATAAGGTGAATCCTGGGGTGGCTTCCCAGTATTGAATTCAGTGCTGCAGCTGAAGAAGATGCCTTCTAATTTTCCACTGATAGGAGAGCCATGGCTACCACTGTTATCCTTGACAGAGGGCTGCATAGCATTCCCATGATGTTCTCtgcaagagaaaataaatggtcACTGCTTGGTATGACAGTGGTAAAGCTACTGATTTACAGAGTTTAATGGTGATAGGCCTAAAGGTCTACTGTCTACTATTAAAAGCCTGAGTGCTCATCCATCCTACCATCAGATCAAGGAGAATGCATTGTTTAACATTTCCTATAGAAGGCTAAATTTTAGCCTTGACTCTAAGGTAAGGATGCTCTGCTACAAACCTCAGAGGTCTTTTACATAATAAATTTCCTGACCAGGAAAACCAAAGTGAAATTAGAAATCTTATGGCTGAAACCACATCCATTATATGCCTACTGGATTTCAGAAGTGGCTTGGTGAAGAGAATACTGGATTAACAATACTGGTTAAATATGTTGAATGTTTCTTTAAAGTATGCCAGAATTTAGATCTAAAATGAATGTTGTCCATGTACATTGGTACAAAagcatcttgtttctttttttgctttagtttttttttttacccagacACAGTTTACTAATCAGGCCCTCTTGCCTACATTTTCCTTACAACAGAGCTGGTTATCTCCCTTTACCCCACTCTCAGATCTATTCTCTACCCTTTTCACCTTCCACTGTGGGCTAGGACTGTATCATCCAGTTCTTCCTGTTCCTTGGTCCCTTCCATTTCAGTTATACCAATGGGAGGCACAGTAAGAAAAATGGAAGggtatcccatgctcttggattggaagaattaatattgttaaaatggccatactattcaaagccatctacagatttaatgtgatccctatcaaattacccatgacatttttcacagaactggaacaaataatcctaaaatttatatggaaccataaaagacccagaattgccaaagcaatcctgaggaaaaagaacaaagctggaggcataaccctcccacacttcagacaatactacaaagttacagtaatcagaacagcatggtattggcacaaaaacagacatatggatcaatggaagagaacagagatcccagaaataaacccacacacctacagtcaattaatctttgacacaGGAAGCAAGAatacataatggagaaaagagtctcttcagcaagtggcatTGGGAAAGCTTGACAggctcatgtaaatcaatgaagttagaacactgcctcacaccatacacaaaaataaatgcaaactggcttaaagacttaaatataagacaggacaccttaaaactcctagaagagatcataggcaaaacattttgtGATGTAAATTGTACCAATGCTTTCCTAtgtcagtctcctaaggcaatagaaataaaagcaaagataaacaaatgggacctaatcaaacttataagcttttgcacagcaaaggaaatcaaaaacaaaatgaaaagacaacctacagactgggaaacaaatatttgcaaacaatgtgactgacaagggcttaatttccaaaatatacaaacatctcatacaacaacaataaagaacaaacaacccaataaaaaaaaataggcagaagatctaaatagacatttctccaaagaagcataCAGATGGCACATGAACatatgctcaatgtcactaattatcagagaaatgcaaatcaaaactacaatgagatatcacctcacaccagtcagaatggccatcatcaaaatgtctacaaacaataaatggtggtggggtgtggagaaaagggaacccttctactctgttggtgggaatgtaaattggtacagccactatggagaacagtatggaggttccttaaaaaactaaaaatagagttggcatatgatccagcaatcccacttctgggcatataactggaaaagatgaaaaaaatattttacacctGAAGACAAGAAGCCACAATGAGTCGGTTGGAGGGGCGCTTCTGTggtataatcaaatcccatacccttTGGAGACccacaaattggaaaataattatatcccAAAGCTTCTCCCACAGTAGTGATAGTTCTGAGCCCCAGGTCAGGCTTCAtagcctgagggtctggcatcAGAAGGAGCCTcaagagcatttggctttgaaggccagcagggcttgagcgcaggagctccacaggactgggagaaatagAAActgcactcttggagggtgcacacaagatTTCCCGTACACTGGGTCCCAGAACAAAGCAGTGAGTCCACAGGAGCCTGGGCTAGACCACCCTGTGTGTtgtggagggtctcctggggaggtgtGGGTTGGCTGTGGTGCAGAGGAGGGGCAAGGAGACTGGAGGTGGAGGCCCCATAAAATATTGATTGGCACGAGCTCTCCGAGAGGTGGCCATTTGGGCACtgagacctggctccacccaacagcctgcaggctccagtgctgggatgcctcaggccaaacaaccagcaaagGGAGAACAcagccccaaccatcagcagacaggctgcctaaagttgtactgagctcacagccactttaaacacaccccttgacatggccctgtCAACCAGAGGGACAACACACAGTCCCacacaccagtgggcaggcagcaGTCCCTCCCtccaggaaacctgcacaagcccctgACCCAAACTCACCCACAAGGGTGCAAACACCAGAAGTAAGAGAAACTACgatcctgcagcctgcggaaaggagaccgcaaacacagAAAAGTCAGACAAAACGAGACGGCAGAGGAGTatattccagatgaaggaacaagataaaaacccagaagaacaAGTAAGTGAAGTGGAGTTAGGCAATCTTCCCCCAAAATAATTCAgcgtaaagatgatccaagatcttagaaaaagaatggaggcacagatcgagaagacacaagaaatgtttaacaagtcctagaagatttaaagaaaatcaagatCCACTGATGCTAATATGGCTTCAGTTaatagagctttttaaaaaagcaatgttGAAAAACTGTACCCATGCCTTggcaagtatatattttatatatatatgtatatatactgcaTCAAAATATAACTCACATGAATTTTACAACTATCATAGAAAATCCAACAAAGGTAAATTTCCTTGTTAGTAAATACATCTTTTATACTAGTATATTGGAATCAATCatacaataatttttttccattttccatgcTCCCcgtctttatcttttttcttcttggaagAATTTTTGAAGACAGATGGAGCAAATTCTAGAGTATCTAAGGTCCTGAAAACAGGTCAATTCCCAcccaaaggacagagaaaaatcagagaaatagTGACCTCCAGTGGCCACCTAAAATAGACACTGGTAATGTTCCGGGAATCTAAACCTAGTAccaaacatgtatttatttattctattgatGTATTATTTACTGTTAAACAAAATAGCAACTGtggatcttttttatttctaattttatgcttAACAAATATAAAGAAGTACCTTTTTTGTTAAGTCATATATGGTCATTCCCATTCAACAGTTGACAAGTATAATAATTTGTGTTCTATCTCTCAGCTCATATTCACTTAATTTAGTGAATGGCATCTACTATGAATTATATAGATTGAAGGGTAAATAATTTGCCAGCAAACAGAATTATGGACTGAACTTTATAGGATATTCAGACATAAGGCAGGAATAGTTTTCACgatcaaaatatatcaaaatacatGATATTGCAAAGTACTTAATTTGAAGAACACACATGCCTAAATTCACCTTTCTCTCTGATTCTCTTTGCATGTTCCACAGCTTGGAGTTTATTTAGATCTGTAACCATGATCTTGATTTAAGAAAAACTGGAGAGTTatgaaacaaaaaaaccacaacagaacttcctaattttttttcacataaaatcCTGTCAAGAATACTTTAGAGTTTACAAAGTGAGATCAAggcttttaaaatgacaaattatagGGATTGCTGTGTAAAAGTTTTAGAACCTGTATCAATTTAAAAGCTTCAGTCTCACTTTAAAACACACACCTGCCTATTTACTCTCTTGAAATTTTCTTCTACAAATATGAAAGGGCTGTAAGTATTAAAACTACTTGTGACATGGAATTCTTTTGAATTCTTGGAAACTGCTTTCAGGGACAAACATAGGATATCTTAGAAATACTACTGAACACTAGAATTCAAAGGTAAACAAAGGAGATTTTCCTCATGAATAATTAACCCAAGATAATGGCTGAGAGATTTCTACGTAGGCAGAAGCCCGAAAATCCCACCTGATTCACCGTGTTTCATGAACCAGTTACCCttttattctctcattttcaGTGACCcacaggaagaggagaaaatttaGTAGTTGGTATGAGACAGAAGGCACTGAGTTATTGGGAATTGGAGGAGTGTGTATCTGTACAAGACATGCTCACCAATCTTAACTCTGGAGGTTTATGATCTTCCACTCAAATAGACAGGAACTGGTATTACAAGTGATCATGGAAAGGAATCTAAGTGAAGTGGAAAAAAATCCCATGATCTGattttttctacttaatttttctggGAAATAAAGTCatagtataattattttgagaagaaaattaaaaattgctaTTTCACAGAAGCAGACTCAAGAGAAACCTGAGCCTAGAATTTGGAATGGCACTTAGTAAAGCAAATCAGTCTATATATGTTTGGATTCTTACCGAATATAGTCAAAATATTCTTTGTGCTGGTTAcgataaaaaacagaaaatttaagcaTCCGTCCTGCAATCACTTCGGCCTTCTCCAACAGTTGTGTTAGATGAACTTTTGAATagtctgaaaaaaacaaaaagtctgttattaaaaatacattatcaaAAGTATCAACTACATGCTTAATAAATTGTAgattattaaaatttacttttaggaAATTCATCTTAGTGAATAGGAAACtgcacttaaaaaagaaaacattgtctttggcacattttttctttctacaaaaatatttttgttatagtttATGGTTGCTTTTATGAATACCCTTGCATTTTTTTCACTCATTGAAATTAAAGATCCTGAAACCAAAATGTTAAATTAGGAATACAGACTCTGCATAACCCGAGTAATGTCTATCAGCACCATAGTAGCCTTTCTTCAATCAGCTGATGAATCAAATAAAAGAAACTTGTAACCTGCAAGCAATAGCAAACAGAATTTAaaggagtaataataataatgttcatTTAATTTACTCCCTAAATCTATGAGGTTGGCAAGGTAGATTAAGTATGACCATTTTATTGATGCAGAGATTGAGGCTTGTCACAGTTTAATGATTTGCCAAATGTTCATAAAGCTAGTAACTTAGAGACTAGGTCTCTGGCTCCTAGTTGGTAGTTTCTGAGTACATAAGACTCATGAAAGTTTAAAGCATCTCTCAGAGTAATCTGATCTTTTcccaactttttgttttgaaaactgaGGACTGTTGCCAAACTCCTGTACTAGAATCTAAGCAAAAATTTTGGTCTATAAAGATTTTAAGACTTTTCAAACAAAAGCAACCTAGTTGAACTACTCATGGCAGCATAGTTTGTTTACTCACTGCTTCAGtggctcaacaaatatttatttagatcaGAACATGATGTACAAGGCATCATGCAAAATTAAATGATcaggttaaaagataaaaaaattattcttctttctctcaaaGAATTCACAGtctaaaggaagaagtaaatataTAGACAACTATGACTTATTATGGGGTTTCATCTCTGTCGTGGATTAGCCTAGAAGTAGTCAGTGGCATTCTGTTTTATCTCCAATACTTTGCACAGTGCACAGCATAcaatatgtgctcaataaattttgagTGAATTAGATGTCTAGATTAAaagacaatatatataaaatagctttcTCAAAATTTACGCAATGTTATTGATAAAGCTTAGGTGAAACAGGGctctgaattattttaataaactgaaaCAACAAGCTTTGAACAGCCTAAGTTCCCCTTAGATTttactcataaaaataaaaatgcaatataatttatagaaaaatattgtggaacatttaaaataagctggcattttccttattatttaccCCATAAATTCCTTAGAAGAATTATGGGATGTATTTGAATAAAAGAGCAATAGGGGATCAatctaaaggaaagaaagaagacaaaaaggtttttctttatatacatagaaataaaacatgTACTCATGTAGTTATATAGATTATAGAAAAGAGTGAATGTGTGCATCTAGATAGATGGATATTTCTGAACTGAAAATGCCAAAGGTCTTCCTTaagctaaagaaaaaatactatttcATGCCTTTCCCTAATGTCAAATGGGGTTTTAGCAGGAaaatagtagctctttttttaaaaaatgaacaaatactaTGATGCTGTTTGGTGCTGTCCTATGGAAAATAGCATGTATTAAAATAATGTCAAAAGATACCATGTCTTTTACTGTGTCTACCTCTCTGGTAGGATGCAataaaagtaaatggaaagatgtgAAACATAAGGTAGATTCCAAGGAGGAATTTTAATTCAGGAAAAAAGTTGAGGGGATATATTAATTCTAATGTGACACACCAAATACAGGTAAACATGAGAATTCTTTACACACTATTAATACAGCATTGAAATCTTTAACTATTTAATTACTGATTACTGGACTATGATATATACCATATTTCAtctattataaaatgtatttttttcacattttagcatCTCTGGCATGAATGTGACAATAAATGTGATAAGAAAACAGTTTCATAGTTTAATTGGTAGTTTAATGTTTTCTTAGCAGTACCTAAAATGGTGGATCTTATAATCAATGACATCTTAGGAAGAAATATAGTACCAGAGAGATACTATTTTCCTTGCTCTAATACACTGAGATCCTTAgcaataaagaatgttgcaatcCTTAGCAACTTCCTCATAGAATAAACAAAAGGGGTTTGAAgataaattaatgttttcttaGCAATACATAAAATGGTGGATCTTATAATCAATGACATCTTAGGAAGAAATATAGTACCAGAGAGATACTATTTTCCTTGCTCTAATACACTGAGATCCTTAgcaataaagaatgttgcaatcCTCAGCAACTTCCTCATAGAATAAACAAAAGGGGTTTGAAGATAAATTTGAAGTTAACTTAAAATTAAACTCTCATCCGTTCTACATATCCACATGAGAAGTTTTATACTGAGTTtgaaattaagaagaaaacaagatATTGAGATAAAGCAGTAGCTAAGCACATCCTGAGTCTGAAATAAATCTAGTGTGAggctatgggaaaaaaaatagctgATTTATCTGAAGGATGCCTCAGCTGGGGAAAGTTGCTAGGCAACCTGCAATAGGTGAGGCAAACtgttttt is from Globicephala melas chromosome 16, mGloMel1.2, whole genome shotgun sequence and encodes:
- the PHYHIPL gene encoding phytanoyl-CoA hydroxylase-interacting protein-like isoform X2, encoding MEELPVPHNIKISNITCDSFKISWEMDSKSKDRITHYFIDLNKKENKNSNKFKHKDVPTKLVAKAVPLPMTVRGHWFLSPRTEYTVAVQTASKQVDGDYVVSEWSEIIEFCTADYSKVHLTQLLEKAEVIAGRMLKFSVFYRNQHKEYFDYIREHHGNAMQPSVKDNSGSHGSPISGKLEGIFFSCSTEFNTGKPPQDSPYGRYRFEITAEKLFNPNTNLYFGDFYCMYTAYHYVILVIAPVGSPGDEFCKQRLPQLNSKDNKFLTCREEDGMLVYHHAQDVILEVIYTDPVDLSLGTVAEITGHQLMSLSTANAKKDPSCKTCNISVGR
- the PHYHIPL gene encoding phytanoyl-CoA hydroxylase-interacting protein-like isoform X1, which translates into the protein MEVPRLDHALSSPTSPCEEVIKNLSLEAIQLCDRDGNKSQDSGIAEMEELPVPHNIKISNITCDSFKISWEMDSKSKDRITHYFIDLNKKENKNSNKFKHKDVPTKLVAKAVPLPMTVRGHWFLSPRTEYTVAVQTASKQVDGDYVVSEWSEIIEFCTADYSKVHLTQLLEKAEVIAGRMLKFSVFYRNQHKEYFDYIREHHGNAMQPSVKDNSGSHGSPISGKLEGIFFSCSTEFNTGKPPQDSPYGRYRFEITAEKLFNPNTNLYFGDFYCMYTAYHYVILVIAPVGSPGDEFCKQRLPQLNSKDNKFLTCREEDGMLVYHHAQDVILEVIYTDPVDLSLGTVAEITGHQLMSLSTANAKKDPSCKTCNISVGR